Proteins encoded within one genomic window of Amycolatopsis sp. 2-15:
- a CDS encoding cytochrome P450, producing MAWILTAMFSDSPVALRGRVPRQELGELDSQWIALECLRLWPPSWRLRRTVLSDQEIGPVSVLAGEEVHVFLYAVGRHPDVWTDPHAFKPERWQGRSPRELLSFGAGPGSCVGARFAVEWLTTAVSMLRAERLRVTRIGRYPHATTSFSPPISQLSQI from the coding sequence TTGGCGTGGATCCTGACGGCGATGTTCTCAGACAGTCCAGTGGCACTGCGCGGCCGCGTGCCGCGCCAGGAACTGGGCGAACTGGACTCGCAGTGGATCGCGCTGGAATGCCTTCGCCTGTGGCCGCCGTCCTGGCGACTGCGGCGAACCGTGCTGAGCGATCAGGAAATCGGACCAGTGTCGGTGTTGGCCGGTGAGGAGGTCCACGTTTTCTTGTACGCGGTCGGGCGGCACCCGGATGTCTGGACCGATCCGCACGCGTTCAAACCCGAACGCTGGCAAGGCAGATCGCCGCGAGAGCTCCTGTCATTCGGCGCCGGTCCGGGATCATGCGTCGGTGCGCGATTTGCCGTCGAGTGGCTCACGACCGCGGTGTCCATGCTGCGCGCGGAACGTCTGCGGGTCACCCGGATCGGTCGGTACCCCCACGCCACCACTAGTTTTTCCCCGCCGATTTCGCAGCTGAGCCAGATCTGA
- a CDS encoding SsgA family sporulation/cell division regulator gives MRNDHVTLRSTAVFDLLAPRTPAVPVKVELRYDTRDPYAVVAAFRTGRAGWVEWVYARDLLADGLLADAGDGDVRIRPSVEDPESVLIELNSPSGHAMFEASAQELADFLDRTYDVVLPGNEHLWVDVDDALTHLIPNDLA, from the coding sequence ATGCGCAACGATCACGTGACGCTCCGCTCGACGGCGGTCTTCGACCTGCTGGCGCCGCGGACTCCGGCGGTTCCGGTCAAGGTTGAACTGCGCTACGACACTCGCGACCCCTACGCGGTCGTCGCCGCCTTCCGCACCGGCCGCGCGGGCTGGGTCGAGTGGGTCTACGCCCGCGACCTCCTCGCCGACGGCCTCCTCGCCGACGCCGGCGACGGCGACGTGCGGATCCGCCCCTCCGTCGAAGACCCGGAGTCCGTGCTCATCGAGCTCAACTCCCCCTCCGGGCACGCCATGTTCGAGGCCTCCGCCCAGGAGCTCGCCGACTTCCTCGACCGCACGTACGACGTGGTGCTCCCCGGCAACGAACACCTGTGGGTCGACGTCGACGACGCCCTGACCCACCTCATCCCCAACGATCTCGCCTGA